Proteins encoded by one window of Vitis vinifera cultivar Pinot Noir 40024 chromosome 10, ASM3070453v1:
- the LOC100248133 gene encoding U3 snoRNP-associated protein-like EMB2271 translates to MKVKTSKKKVSVSKGTRKGKRFSIDEDSFFRHESKRRRKAKDEDAEDDIIESEEEDDEEGTGSDADGLEERQEEDEFAAETADEKRLRVAKAYVEKIRGIVSREREDEEESERAEEREGQRDSLVAQILQQEQLEESGRVRRLIASRVQKPETVDEFRVLVKHRQSVTAVALSEDDLKGFSASKDGTIVQWDVDSGKGEKYMWPTEEVLKSHGAKDPQGRAMKHSKHVLALAVSSDGRYLASGGFDRHVHLWDTRTREHLRAFPGHRGPVSCLTFRQGTSELFSGSFDRTIKIWSAEDRAYITSLFGHQSEVLSIDCLRKERVLTVGRDRSMQLWKVPEESRLVFRAPASSLECCCFINNDEFLSGSDDGSIELWGMLRKKPVYIVKNAHALSATLRQPEQSDVGKIPNGYIENGNHNHEDYNCSTAYSWVSSVTVCRSSDLAASGAANGSVRLWAIGSETKDIRPLFNLPLVGFVNSLAFSKSGQFLVAGVGQEPRLGRWGRLPAARNGVAVQSLKLS, encoded by the exons ATGAAGGTCAAAACTTCGAAGAAGAAAGTTTCAGTTTCCAAGGGAACCAGAAAAGGGAAGAGATTTTCAATCGATGAGGACTCCTTCTTCAGGCACGAGTCGAAGCGGAGGCGAAAAGCCAAAGATGAAGACGCCGAGGATGATATCATTGAGAGCGAAGAAGAAGACGATGAAGAAGGAACTGGTTCAGACGCCGACGGCCTAGAGGAACGGCAGGAGGAGGATGAGTTCGCGGCGGAGACAGCTGATGAGAAGAGGTTGCGAGTGGCGAAGGCGTATGTGGAAAAGATTCGGGGGATTGTAAGCAGAGAGAGGGAGGATGAGGAAGAGAGCGAGCGTGCTGAGGAGAGAGAAGGCCAGAGAGACTCGCTGGTTGCGCAGATTCTGCAGCAAGAGCAGCTAGAGGAGAGCGGGCGAGTTCGGAGATTGATTGCTTCTAG GGTTCAAAAGCCAGAGACTGTCGATGAATTTCGGGTTTTAGTGAAGCACCGGCAGTCTGTTACTGCCGTAGCACTGTCCGAGGATGACTTGAAGGGTTTTTCAGCTTCCAAGGATGGGACAATTGTTCAATGGGATGTTGACAGTGGGAAAGGTGAAAAATACATGTGGCCTACTGAGGAAGTATTGAAGTCCCATGGGGCCAAGGATCCACAAGGTCGTGCTATGAAGCATAGTAAACATGTTTTGGCATTGGCTGTTAGCTCTGATGGTCGATATTTGGCAAGTGGAGGTTTTGATCGTCATGTTCATTTATGGGATACCCGTACAAGGGAGCATCTTCGG GCCTTTCCAGGTCACAGGGGACCTGTGTCTTGTTTAACTTTTAGACAAGGAACTTCCGAGCTTTTTTCTGGTTCATTTGATCGAACCATCAAAATATGGAGTGCAGAAGACAGAGCTTACATAACCTCATTATTTGGACATCAGAGTGAAGTATTATCAATTGATTGCCTACGAAAAGAACGGGTGTTAACTGTTGGACGTGATCGGAGCATGCAGTTGTGGAAG GTCCCTGAGGAATCACGGTTAGTATTTCGTGCACCTGCATCATCTCTGGAGTGTTGCTGTTTTATTAATAATGATGAATTCTTATCCGGCTCAGACGATGGAAGTATTGAGCTTTGGGGCATGCTACGAAAGAAGCCTGTTTACATTGTTAAAAATGCTCATGCTTTGTCAGCTACTCTCCGGCAACCTGAACAAAGTGATGTTGGAAAAATTCCCAATGGTTATATAG AAAATGGTAACCACAATCATGAAGACTATAATTGTTCAACAGCATATTCCTGGGTTAGTTCTGTAACTGTATGTAGAAGCAGTGATCTTGCTGCATCTGGAGCTGCTAATGGTTCTGTTCGATTATGGGCTATTGGAAGTGAGACCAAAGACATTCGACCCTTATTTAATCTTCCACTG GTTGGGTTTGTAAATTCCCTAGCATTTTCAAAATCTGGACAGTTCCTGGTTGCTGGAGTTGGGCAG GAGCCTCGGCTAGGAAGGTGGGGACGTCTTCCAGCAGCTCGGAATGGAGTTGCAGTGCAATCCCTTAAACTCTCATGA